Proteins encoded within one genomic window of Glycine soja cultivar W05 chromosome 1, ASM419377v2, whole genome shotgun sequence:
- the LOC114414320 gene encoding CRS2-associated factor 2, mitochondrial-like isoform X3 produces MQSRILCFSTRRLPLHQRRFLSHFIPDHQYDPPFSPSPKPYYKSKKNHAEKKKKNNSENGDPNKNGAPKLPFKSNLPFDFRYSYSESDPSVGPISFRESPKFSPFGPGRIDRKWTGVSAPVQGEPDRERVEEERNRILGEPLSEVEVAELIERYRHSDCARQINLGSICHRFTLSRIKMRKGGVTHNMLGDIHNHWKKAEAVRIKCLGVPTLDMDNVCFHLEDKSGGKVIYRNINILLLYRGRNYDTKNCPVIPLMLWKPYAPIYPRLVKNVIEGLTYEETKEMRKSGLNSDPLLKLTRNGVYVNVVERVREAFKTQEVVKLDCIHVGTSDCKKIGVKLRDLVPCVPILFKDEQIILWRGNFKEEQPSDSQC; encoded by the exons ATGCAGAGCCGTATCCTCTGCTTCTCAACGCGTCGTTTACCACTCCATCAGCGTCGTTTTCTCAGCCACTTCATTCCCGACCACCAATACGACCCGCCGTTCTCCCCTTCCCCAAAACCCTACTACAAATCAAAGAAGAACCAcgcggagaagaagaaaaagaacaattcCGAAAACGGTGATCCGAACAAAAACGGAGCCCCGAAACTCCCTTTCAAGTCGAACCTTCCGTTCGACTTCAGATACTCTTATTCGGAGTCCGACCCTTCCGTTGGGCCCATCAGCTTCCGCGAATCGCCCAAGTTCTCCCCCTTTGGGCCGGGCCGGATCGACCGGAAATGGACCGGTGTTTCCGCTCCGGTTCAGGGTGAACCGGACCGGGAGAGGGTCGAGGAGGAGCGGAACCGGATTCTCGGAGAACCGCTTAGTGAGGTGGAGGTGGCAGAGCTCATCGAACGCTACCGGCACAGTGACTGTGCCAGGCAAATCAATTTAG gatCAATTTGTCACCGCTTCACACTTTCAAGGATCAAAATGA GGAAGGGGGGAGTCACACACAACATGTTGGGTGACATCCATAACCATTGGAAAAAGGCTGAAGCTGTGAGGATTAAATGCTTGGGTGTGCCAACTCTTGACATGGACAATGTTTGCTTCCACCTCGAG GACAAGTCTGGTGGGAAAGTTATCTACCGCAACATTAATATACTGCTTCTGTACAGAGGACGAAATTATGATACCAAGAACTGTCCAGTTATCCCTCTCATGCTGTGGAAGCCTTATGCACCCATATATCCTAGGCTTGTGAAGAATGTAATTGAGGGTTTGACGTAtgaggaaacaaaagaaatgagaaaaagTGGGTTGAATTCAGATCCTCTCCTGAAACTCA CTAGAAATGGTGTTTATGTGAATGTGGTGGAGAGGGTGAGGGAGGCTTTTAAGACTCAGGAGGTTGTGAAACTGGACTGTATCCATGTGGGAACTAGCGACTGCAAAAAGATTGGAGTGAAGCTAAGG GATTTAGTGCCATGTGTCCCTATCTTGTTTAAGGATGAGCAGATAATCCTCTGGAGAGGAAATTTCAAGGAAGAGCAACCTTCAGATTCACAATGTTAG
- the LOC114414320 gene encoding CRS2-associated factor 2, mitochondrial-like isoform X1 yields the protein MQSRILCFSTRRLPLHQRRFLSHFIPDHQYDPPFSPSPKPYYKSKKNHAEKKKKNNSENGDPNKNGAPKLPFKSNLPFDFRYSYSESDPSVGPISFRESPKFSPFGPGRIDRKWTGVSAPVQGEPDRERVEEERNRILGEPLSEVEVAELIERYRHSDCARQINLGSICHRFTLSRIKMRKGGVTHNMLGDIHNHWKKAEAVRIKCLGVPTLDMDNVCFHLEDKSGGKVIYRNINILLLYRGRNYDTKNCPVIPLMLWKPYAPIYPRLVKNVIEGLTYEETKEMRKSGLNSDPLLKLTRNGVYVNVVERVREAFKTQEVVKLDCIHVGTSDCKKIGVKLRDLVPCVPILFKDEQIILWRGNFKEEQPSDSQCEKCIDSWLKLLNLLVCSVFKSLLRSKRSCL from the exons ATGCAGAGCCGTATCCTCTGCTTCTCAACGCGTCGTTTACCACTCCATCAGCGTCGTTTTCTCAGCCACTTCATTCCCGACCACCAATACGACCCGCCGTTCTCCCCTTCCCCAAAACCCTACTACAAATCAAAGAAGAACCAcgcggagaagaagaaaaagaacaattcCGAAAACGGTGATCCGAACAAAAACGGAGCCCCGAAACTCCCTTTCAAGTCGAACCTTCCGTTCGACTTCAGATACTCTTATTCGGAGTCCGACCCTTCCGTTGGGCCCATCAGCTTCCGCGAATCGCCCAAGTTCTCCCCCTTTGGGCCGGGCCGGATCGACCGGAAATGGACCGGTGTTTCCGCTCCGGTTCAGGGTGAACCGGACCGGGAGAGGGTCGAGGAGGAGCGGAACCGGATTCTCGGAGAACCGCTTAGTGAGGTGGAGGTGGCAGAGCTCATCGAACGCTACCGGCACAGTGACTGTGCCAGGCAAATCAATTTAG gatCAATTTGTCACCGCTTCACACTTTCAAGGATCAAAATGA GGAAGGGGGGAGTCACACACAACATGTTGGGTGACATCCATAACCATTGGAAAAAGGCTGAAGCTGTGAGGATTAAATGCTTGGGTGTGCCAACTCTTGACATGGACAATGTTTGCTTCCACCTCGAG GACAAGTCTGGTGGGAAAGTTATCTACCGCAACATTAATATACTGCTTCTGTACAGAGGACGAAATTATGATACCAAGAACTGTCCAGTTATCCCTCTCATGCTGTGGAAGCCTTATGCACCCATATATCCTAGGCTTGTGAAGAATGTAATTGAGGGTTTGACGTAtgaggaaacaaaagaaatgagaaaaagTGGGTTGAATTCAGATCCTCTCCTGAAACTCA CTAGAAATGGTGTTTATGTGAATGTGGTGGAGAGGGTGAGGGAGGCTTTTAAGACTCAGGAGGTTGTGAAACTGGACTGTATCCATGTGGGAACTAGCGACTGCAAAAAGATTGGAGTGAAGCTAAGG GATTTAGTGCCATGTGTCCCTATCTTGTTTAAGGATGAGCAGATAATCCTCTGGAGAGGAAATTTCAAGGAAGAGCAACCTTCAGATTCACAAT GCGAGAAATGCATTGATTCATGGCTGAAACTCCTCAATCTGCTTGTTTGTAGCGTGTTTAAAAGCCTGTTGAGAAGTAAAAGATCATGTTTGTGA
- the LOC114414320 gene encoding CRS2-associated factor 2, mitochondrial-like isoform X2, producing the protein MQSRILCFSTRRLPLHQRRFLSHFIPDHQYDPPFSPSPKPYYKSKKNHAEKKKKNNSENGDPNKNGAPKLPFKSNLPFDFRYSYSESDPSVGPISFRESPKFSPFGPGRIDRKWTGVSAPVQGEPDRERVEEERNRILGEPLSEVEVAELIERYRHSDCARQINLGKGGVTHNMLGDIHNHWKKAEAVRIKCLGVPTLDMDNVCFHLEDKSGGKVIYRNINILLLYRGRNYDTKNCPVIPLMLWKPYAPIYPRLVKNVIEGLTYEETKEMRKSGLNSDPLLKLTRNGVYVNVVERVREAFKTQEVVKLDCIHVGTSDCKKIGVKLRDLVPCVPILFKDEQIILWRGNFKEEQPSDSQCEKCIDSWLKLLNLLVCSVFKSLLRSKRSCL; encoded by the exons ATGCAGAGCCGTATCCTCTGCTTCTCAACGCGTCGTTTACCACTCCATCAGCGTCGTTTTCTCAGCCACTTCATTCCCGACCACCAATACGACCCGCCGTTCTCCCCTTCCCCAAAACCCTACTACAAATCAAAGAAGAACCAcgcggagaagaagaaaaagaacaattcCGAAAACGGTGATCCGAACAAAAACGGAGCCCCGAAACTCCCTTTCAAGTCGAACCTTCCGTTCGACTTCAGATACTCTTATTCGGAGTCCGACCCTTCCGTTGGGCCCATCAGCTTCCGCGAATCGCCCAAGTTCTCCCCCTTTGGGCCGGGCCGGATCGACCGGAAATGGACCGGTGTTTCCGCTCCGGTTCAGGGTGAACCGGACCGGGAGAGGGTCGAGGAGGAGCGGAACCGGATTCTCGGAGAACCGCTTAGTGAGGTGGAGGTGGCAGAGCTCATCGAACGCTACCGGCACAGTGACTGTGCCAGGCAAATCAATTTAG GGAAGGGGGGAGTCACACACAACATGTTGGGTGACATCCATAACCATTGGAAAAAGGCTGAAGCTGTGAGGATTAAATGCTTGGGTGTGCCAACTCTTGACATGGACAATGTTTGCTTCCACCTCGAG GACAAGTCTGGTGGGAAAGTTATCTACCGCAACATTAATATACTGCTTCTGTACAGAGGACGAAATTATGATACCAAGAACTGTCCAGTTATCCCTCTCATGCTGTGGAAGCCTTATGCACCCATATATCCTAGGCTTGTGAAGAATGTAATTGAGGGTTTGACGTAtgaggaaacaaaagaaatgagaaaaagTGGGTTGAATTCAGATCCTCTCCTGAAACTCA CTAGAAATGGTGTTTATGTGAATGTGGTGGAGAGGGTGAGGGAGGCTTTTAAGACTCAGGAGGTTGTGAAACTGGACTGTATCCATGTGGGAACTAGCGACTGCAAAAAGATTGGAGTGAAGCTAAGG GATTTAGTGCCATGTGTCCCTATCTTGTTTAAGGATGAGCAGATAATCCTCTGGAGAGGAAATTTCAAGGAAGAGCAACCTTCAGATTCACAAT GCGAGAAATGCATTGATTCATGGCTGAAACTCCTCAATCTGCTTGTTTGTAGCGTGTTTAAAAGCCTGTTGAGAAGTAAAAGATCATGTTTGTGA
- the LOC114420270 gene encoding uncharacterized protein LOC114420270 — protein MTGIKGAPYRACIDALTVTDVCWMPYDEHRGVRGYDLISSYTGQVRWGPIIVYIRPEWVVRQMGYIQTVPPSPVRDSLTGTDIDDRWVHFLDHVAPTGELCVVPGQVAPDYMEWFFQISHPFVTPKEDTTEPRPTPPPPTHDDDFVRSPYAFCVDCTTCVRMGRIAEHLERVINLRMVTAETDLYDIMDLFLRIARDDNPDDSLRPR, from the exons ATGACCGGGATTAAGGGAGCCCCTTACAGAGCATGTATTGATGCCCTGACAGTGACCGACGTCTGTTGGATGCCATATGATGAGCATCGGGGAGTTCGGGGCTATGACTTGATATCCTCGTACACGGGGCAAGTAAGATGGGGTCCGATCATCGTCTACATTCGACCAGAGTGGGTGGTTCGACAGATGGGGTACATTCAGACCGTTCCTCCGTCACCGGTTCGTGATTCGTTAACAGGTACTGATATAGATGACCGGTGGGTACACTTTTTAGATCATGTGGCGCCTACAGGGGAGCTCTGTGTAGTTCCTGGGCAGGTGGCCCCAGactacatggagtggtttttcCAGATTTCGCACCCTTTTGTGACGCCGAAGGAGGACACTACTGAGCCGAGACCTACGCCTCCCCCTCCCACTCATGATGATGACTTCGTCAGATCCCCCTACGCATTTTGT GTTGATTGCACAACATGTGTCAGGATGGGAAGGATTGCTGAGCATTTGGAGCGTGTCATCAACCTCAGGATGGTGACTGCAGAGACTGACTTATATGATATCATGGATCTTTTTCTGAGGATAGCTAGAGATGACAACCCAGATGATAGTCTTAGGCCGCGATAG
- the LOC114420355 gene encoding protein MAIN-LIKE 2-like — protein sequence MEKPRHHAYLNSSGSAIQETQGYHCSRLVRTICTIMVRTRGLRRVVGTGRGRDLSQDVPEDVPRRRRPTASARRQRVTQRVEDVPQLAKDVPHASDGSPERTGAADGAEIDRLASDGIVDDDEGFPGGPRDPSILIGFADHVERPDLKLVSHGRKVDKFGRPAAEIEGMIAATGLDPLIRCFVITTDPGLISAFVERWHRETSSFHLPVGEVTITLDDVLSLLHIPITGALHSFEPLVTSVAIALLTKLLEVTTDEATAKTRQAGGPHVRLSWLRDMYQSRCRARQWGAAARTYLLHLVGCTLFANKSATHVHVVHLQEFRDLGLAGAFSWGAAALVHLYDQLNEASQAPTRQMAGYISLLQCWIYEHFPSVHRCVVDDGYAEASPRACRCLTGKA from the exons ATGGAAAAACCCCGTCATCATGCCTACTTGAATAGCAGTGGCTCTGCTATTCAAGAGACACAGGGTTACCACTGTTCAAGGCTTGTCAGAACCATTTGCACT atcatggttagaacacgaggtttaCGTCGTGTGGTAGGCACAGGTAGAGGCAGAGACCTTAGTCAGGATGTGCCTGAGGATGTTCCTCGGCGTCGTAGGCCCACTGCCTCAGCACGTAGGCAACGGGTTACCCAGAGAGTCGAGGATGTTCCTCAGTTGGCTAAGGATGTGCCTCATGCGTCTGATGGTAGCCCAGAGAGGACAGGAGCTGCCGATGGTGCTGAGATAGATCGATTGGCTAGTGATGGGATAGTTGATGATGATGAGGGGTTCCCCGGTGGGCCACGCGATCCATCTATTTTGATAGGATTTGCTGATCATGTG GAGCGACCCGATCTCAAGTTGGTCTCCCATGGTAGGAAAGTAGATAAATTTGGGAGACCGGCTGCTGAGATCGAAGGTATGATTGCGGCCACCGGATTGGATCCATTGATCAGGTGTTTTGTGATCACCACTGATCCTGGACTCATATCCGCCTTTGTTGAGAGGTGGCATAGGGAGACAAGCAGCTTCCACCTCCCAGTAGGGGAGGTGACGATCACTCTAGACGACGTTTTGTCACTGCTGCACATTCCGATTACTGGCGCGCTGCATTCATTTGAGCCGCTGGTTACATCTGTCGCAATCGCCCTGTTGACGAAGCTACTTGAGGTCACCACAGACGAGGCTACAGCTAAGACACGTCAGGCAGGTGGGCCTCATGTTCGGTTGTCCTGGCTTCGGGACATGTACCAGAGTAGGTGCCGGGCCAGGCAGTGGGGTGCTGCAGCTCGGACGTACCTACTTCATTTGGTTGGTTGCACTCTTttcgctaacaagagtgcaacccatGTCCATGTTGTGCACCTGCAGGAATTCAGAGACCTGGGCCTGGCAGGGGCATTCTCTTGGGGAGCGGCCGCTTTGGTCCACTTGTACGATCAACTTAACGAGGCGTCGCAGGCCCCTACACGGCAGATGGCTGGTTACATTTCACTACTTCAG TGCTGGATTTACGAGCACTTTCCATCAGTCCACAGGTGTGTTGTTGACGATGGTTATGCTGAGGCTAGCCCACGTGCCTGTAGGTGCCTTACGGGTAAGGCCTAG